In the genome of Pseudomonas sp. Teo4, the window CAGTTACCGCATCACGATATCTCGTAGGCATATCAGCTCCTTGATAGCTCATCGCCACATGGCGACCCTTTCAAGGTAGCCCAGACAGCGGTGGGCGCAATCGATTCCCGGCAGTCGCCTGGCCAGCAGCGCACCAAGCCCCTACGGGGGATTCTGCACGTGATCGGGTCAGACCCTCCCCTCGCACGACTACAACAAATTTAGGCCGCTGGGCTTTCGAGCAACTGGCGCACCTTGTCCAATAGCTCCCGCTGGTCCTTCAACGCAGACTTGCCACCATAGATGCTGGTCATGCTCTGTTTACCAACGTGCCCAAGGATTGCCCCGGCTTCATGCTCAGAGGCACCGGCATGCCGCATCAGGTCAGCCACTGTATGCCGAACGCCATACAACGTGTAACCGGCAGGCAGGCGACGCCCCAACAGGTCATGCAATCGACGGACACGTTGCTCAGTCCTACGGCCCAGGTCGGCAGCCTCTCCCCTTTCGGCCAGCACCAGCCGGAACAGCCGGGCGTCATCGGCATGCACCGGGAGGTCACGGCGGCTGGCATCAGTCTTCCTACCGGATAACCCTGCCTGGAACACCAGTTCCTTACCGCCCATGATGTCCTCCCGCACCGTCAATGCCTCCGGTCCCTCCCGCAGTAGTTCAGACGGGCGCAAGCCGTACCGGGCCAGGATGAGCAACGCCGCACAGTCCACCTCGGGTGCCGTGTCCTGCATGTTCTGGATACAAGCCTTGAGCATTGCAACGGGGATCGGCTGGCGGGCCTCCTTCCTGGCGCCAGCACCGGAACGAATCGTCTTGGCTGTGGCATCGAGCTTCGGCAGCTTGATCCCCTCCCACCCAGGCATGCAGCGAAGTACGGCCAGAATGGCATTGGTGCTGGTATTGAGTGACGACGCTTTCATGCCCTGCTCAAGGCGCCGTTGGCCATAGTCGAGAATGCTTTGGACCTGCTCCGCTGGGGTGGCTGGCCAACGTAGGGCGTCCCGGCACAGCGTCTGCACCTGCTGTCCACGTCGGGGTGTAGCCTGGGCCAGGTACTTATCCAAGGTCCGCTGAAACTCGGCGGCGGTGGTCTGCCCATGCCGCGCCCGTTGAGCAGGGATTGCAGGTACAGAGTGCTCTGGAACAGGAGCAATAGAAGGCACAGCGTTAGCTGGCTCAGGCGTTGAGGGCTGCCCTAGCGTGGGCACCTCGCCCCTCTCCAGGGCCTCCAGGGCGCGCAGGGCGGCCAATGCCTCCATCGGGCTGTAGTCAGCCGCGCCGGGATGCTTCCCGTCGGCAATCGCCTGTAGTGCGGCCTTGCGCCATTCAAGCTCTGCCGCCCAGGTCGGGGCCTGCCGCTGGCTCGGTTCAAGGGCTTCGACAGCCGACCGGGTAGCATCGTCTACAACGGCCCGCAGACGCTCTAGGATGCGCTCTGCCGTTACCGCTGGGACATCCCCGCCAAGGGCCTGCATCGCCCCTGTACCGCCACCGCAGGCGCTCCCTGCCAGGGCTTCGGCGCAGGTACGGTCGAAGTCAACCGACACCACACGGGCAAGCTGTAGCGCTTCCTTGCGGTCGCTGGTGCCAAGCGCCTTTCGGAACTCGGTACGGCCCACAATGCTGGCAACTTCGACAGGGAAGCGGCGGCGGTAGATGAACCGCCCGTCTCGCTTCATCAGATGATCCGACATGGCGCAACTCCTGGTAGTGGGTCACGTGCACCGGTCATGCGCCCCGGTGAAATGGCCCTCTAAACGGCTGTTGTGCCCCGGTCAACCCAGGGCTGCAAGGCCCGCAGAATGCGGCCTGCGCCATAATCCGGCAAGGAGTTTGTGCACCATCCCTCTAACGAAAAAACCCGCGACAGGCGCGGGTTTCTTTCAAATGATGCAGCTTAGAGCTTCTGCAGGTCACGCTGAGCCAGTTGCGCGGCGGACGTGCCAGGGTACTGGGTGATGACTTGCTGCAGGATGCCCTTGACCTTGTCGGTGTGGCCCATGCGGCGCTCGACGTCAGCCAGTTTGTACAGCGAATCCGGCACCTTGCTGTGCTTGGGGTACTTCTGACCCACCTGGGCGAAGGCCTGGCTGGCACCTTGCAGGTCGCCCTTGGCCAGGTTGACCTCACCAAGCCAATACTGGGCATTGCCGGCGTACTGGCTGTTGGGGTACTTG includes:
- a CDS encoding DUF6538 domain-containing protein gives rise to the protein MSDHLMKRDGRFIYRRRFPVEVASIVGRTEFRKALGTSDRKEALQLARVVSVDFDRTCAEALAGSACGGGTGAMQALGGDVPAVTAERILERLRAVVDDATRSAVEALEPSQRQAPTWAAELEWRKAALQAIADGKHPGAADYSPMEALAALRALEALERGEVPTLGQPSTPEPANAVPSIAPVPEHSVPAIPAQRARHGQTTAAEFQRTLDKYLAQATPRRGQQVQTLCRDALRWPATPAEQVQSILDYGQRRLEQGMKASSLNTSTNAILAVLRCMPGWEGIKLPKLDATAKTIRSGAGARKEARQPIPVAMLKACIQNMQDTAPEVDCAALLILARYGLRPSELLREGPEALTVREDIMGGKELVFQAGLSGRKTDASRRDLPVHADDARLFRLVLAERGEAADLGRRTEQRVRRLHDLLGRRLPAGYTLYGVRHTVADLMRHAGASEHEAGAILGHVGKQSMTSIYGGKSALKDQRELLDKVRQLLESPAA